A genomic segment from Labrus bergylta chromosome 3, fLabBer1.1, whole genome shotgun sequence encodes:
- the LOC110000782 gene encoding stathmin-4 isoform X2, with protein sequence MTLAAYREKMRELPLVSLFCSCILPKFKETTADKNEGVVDLNLCNIRDMEVIELSKRASGQAFEVILKPPTFDGGPELRATTPPRGKPSLEEIQKKLDAAQERRKCQEAELLKHLAERREHEREVAQKALTKERQEHRADADKEQRQMHLNASQERLQEEDKHSVEVS encoded by the exons atgactCTAGCAG CATACAGAGAGAAGATGCGAGagctccccctggtgtctctcTTCTGCTCCTGCATCCTCCCTAAATTCAAAGAGACCACAGCCGATAAGAATGAAG GCGTGGTGGACTTGAACTTATGCAACATCCGGGACATGGAGGTGATCGAGCTGAGCAAAAGGGCGAGCGGCCAGGCCTTTGAGGTCATCCTGAAGCCACCAACCTTTGATGGTGGCCCTGAGTTGAGGGCGACCACACCACCTCGTGGGAAACCCTCGCTGGAAGAGATCCAGAAGAAACTGGACGCGgcacaggagaggaggaag tGTCAGGAGGCGGAGCTGCTGAAACACCTAGCCGAGAGGAGGGAGCATGAGCGTGAAGTCGCTCAGAAAGCTCTGACCAAAGAGCGTCAGGAGCATCGCGCCGATGCCGACAAGGAACAGAGGCAGATGCACTTGAATGCCTCACAGGAGCggctgcaggaggag GACAAGCACAGTGTGGAG GTGTCTTGA
- the LOC110000782 gene encoding stathmin-4 isoform X1 → MTLAAYREKMRELPLVSLFCSCILPKFKETTADKNEAGVVDLNLCNIRDMEVIELSKRASGQAFEVILKPPTFDGGPELRATTPPRGKPSLEEIQKKLDAAQERRKCQEAELLKHLAERREHEREVAQKALTKERQEHRADADKEQRQMHLNASQERLQEEDKHSVEVS, encoded by the exons atgactCTAGCAG CATACAGAGAGAAGATGCGAGagctccccctggtgtctctcTTCTGCTCCTGCATCCTCCCTAAATTCAAAGAGACCACAGCCGATAAGAATGAAG CAGGCGTGGTGGACTTGAACTTATGCAACATCCGGGACATGGAGGTGATCGAGCTGAGCAAAAGGGCGAGCGGCCAGGCCTTTGAGGTCATCCTGAAGCCACCAACCTTTGATGGTGGCCCTGAGTTGAGGGCGACCACACCACCTCGTGGGAAACCCTCGCTGGAAGAGATCCAGAAGAAACTGGACGCGgcacaggagaggaggaag tGTCAGGAGGCGGAGCTGCTGAAACACCTAGCCGAGAGGAGGGAGCATGAGCGTGAAGTCGCTCAGAAAGCTCTGACCAAAGAGCGTCAGGAGCATCGCGCCGATGCCGACAAGGAACAGAGGCAGATGCACTTGAATGCCTCACAGGAGCggctgcaggaggag GACAAGCACAGTGTGGAG GTGTCTTGA